Proteins encoded together in one Mus musculus strain C57BL/6J chromosome 16, GRCm38.p6 C57BL/6J window:
- the Olfr180 gene encoding olfactory receptor Olfr180, with amino-acid sequence MEKTNHSLTTQFILVGFSDHPDLKTPLFLLFSVIYLVTMVGNLGLVAVIYLEPRLHTPMYIFLGNLALMDSCCSCAITPKMLENFFSVDRRISLYECMAQFYFLCLAETADCFLLAAMAYDRYVAICNPLQYHSMMSKKLSIQMSIGTFITSNLHSLIHVGCLLRLTFCKSNRIDHFFCDILPLYRLSCTDPFINELMIYIFSMPIQVFTITTVLVSYFCILLTIFKMKSKDGRGKAFSTCASHFFSVSIFYVCLLMYIRPFDEGNKDIPVAVFYTIIIPLLNPFIYSLRNKEVVNAVKKVMKTHSIFKNASASMAR; translated from the coding sequence ATGGAGAAGACAAATCACTCTTTGACCACACAGTTCATCCTGGTGGGATTCTCAGATCACCCAGACTTGAAGACACCTCTGTTCCTGCTGTTCTCTGTCATCTATCTGGTCACCATGGTGGGGAATCTTGGGCTGGTGGCCGTGATCTACTTGGAGCCTCGtctccacacacccatgtacatCTTTCTGGGCAACCTGGCTCTGATGGACTCCTGCTGCTCCTGTGCCATCACTCCCAAGATGCTAGAGAACTTCTTTTCTGTAGACAGAAGGATTTCTCTCTATGAATGCATGGCACAGTTCTATTTTCTGTGTCTTGCTGAAACTGCAGACTGCTTTCTTCTGGCAgcaatggcctatgaccgctatgtggccatatGCAACCCTCTGCAGTACCACAGCATGATGTCCAAGAAACTCTCCATTCAGATGAGTATAGGCACATTCATAACCAGTAACCTGCATTCCTTGATTCATGTAGGGTGTCTCTTAAGGTTAACTTTCTGTAAATCTAACAGAATTGATCATTTCTTCTGTGATATTCTTCCCCTATATAGACTCTCCTGTACAGACCCATTTATCAATGAattaatgatatatattttttctatgcCAATTCAAGTCTTCACCATTACCACTGTCTTGGTCTCTTACTTCTGCATTCTTCTCACTATTTTCAAGATGAAATCCAAGGATGGGAGAGGAAAAGCATTTTCTACCTGTGCATCCCACTTTTTTTCTGTGTCAATATTCTACGTCTGTCTTCTTATGTATATTAGACCATTTGACGAAGGTAATAAAGACATACCAGTGGCTGtattttatacaataataattccTTTGCTAAACCCTTTTATTTACAGCCTGAGAAATAAGGAGGTAGTAAATGCTGTTAAGAAAGTTATGAAAActcatagtatttttaaaaatgcttcagCTTCTATGGCACGCTAA